A region from the Methylovorus glucosotrophus genome encodes:
- the queF gene encoding preQ(1) synthase, producing the protein MSSQPTKALETFDNPQPGRDFHIHMEIPEFTCLCPKTGQPDFAVLYLDYIPDQKCVELKSLKLYMWSFRDEGCFHEAVTNRILDDLVAATDPKFMRLTAKFYVRGGIFTNVVAEHRKPGWQPLPRVELSQFDAQSNIRG; encoded by the coding sequence ATGTCTAGTCAACCCACGAAAGCACTCGAAACCTTTGACAACCCGCAGCCAGGCCGCGATTTTCATATCCATATGGAAATCCCTGAATTTACCTGCCTGTGCCCCAAAACCGGCCAGCCCGATTTTGCTGTGCTGTATCTGGATTACATCCCCGATCAGAAGTGCGTGGAGCTGAAGAGTCTCAAGTTGTATATGTGGTCTTTCCGCGATGAGGGCTGTTTCCATGAAGCCGTGACCAATCGCATTCTGGACGATCTGGTCGCCGCCACAGACCCCAAATTCATGCGTCTGACCGCCAAGTTTTATGTGCGTGGCGGCATTTTCACCAATGTGGTGGCCGAACATCGCAAACCAGGTTGGCAGCCACTGCCCAGAGTCGAGCTCAGCCAGTTTGACGCGCAGTCGAATATTCGCGGTTAA